CGTTTACAAACCGGACATCAACAACCAGAACAGTTTGTCGAGCAACGTCATCAAAAACATTGTGGAGACGGATAGCACGTACCTCTGGATTTGTACCAAGTGGGGACTTAACAAACTATCGCAACGAACCGACATTATCGAAGAGTATTACAACGAATTCGGCGAGAACTCTTACCTGGCGAAAGATAGCCGTGATAATCTATATGTGCTCGCCAAACCGGCGGTTTTGTCTCTTTATTCCAAGCAACAAAAGAAGTTTATCGACCTTCCTGTCCATAAGGGGATAGAATATAACGCCGTGTCGAGCCTGCTGATCGACGCGCAGGATACCATCTGGATCAACTACCAGGGGAAATTTCAACGGTATACCGTATCGCATACGGAAACAGACCGGCCTGAAATAAAACGGCATGCCGATTTCAAACATCCGTATCGTATCAAGTATGCATTCTATCATCATCAAAAAATCCTATTCGTCGATACCGCCGGCGATATTTACTATCTTACCCCGCAAGGGCTCCGTTTCGTCAAGAACCTGGGTAAGCTGATCCGGGAAAGCGGGGAAATCGGTTCCATGTTGTTCGACAAGGAGGATCTTCTGATCGGGTTTAAAACCAACGGCCTGGTACGGCTCGACGCTTCCAGGAATTACGAAGTGGAAAGGATAGATATTAATTGCGGCGTGTTTTCCCTGTGGAAAGACGAGCAACAGGATATTGTCTGGATCGGCACGGACGGACAAGGTATTTATGCCTGGACAAAAGAAGAGTACACCTTCCATAATCTTTCGCTGGATCAACTGCCTATCGATAAAAAACGGCCCATCCGGGCGGTATATACCGACAGCCAGAATACGTTGTGGCTCGGCACGAAAGACAACGGGATCATCCGGATACAGAATTACGACACGGTGAAACAATACGCTCCAGGTACGGTGACTCATTTCACAACGCACGACGGGCTGACCAATAATGCCGTTTTCGCATTCGCTGCGGGTAAAAAGCTTCCGATCTTGTGGATCGGGTCGGACGGGCCGGGACTAAACTATTACTCTTACCAAGACTGTAAAATACATCCGCTGGAGAACCGAACGCCGATAAAAATCGCGCGTGTGCATGCTCTTTGCGAGACTTCCGATTCGTTGCTGTGGGTAGGTTCGGGCAGCATGTTGTTCCGGATCAGCCTGGAAGAACGGGGAAAGATAATCCAGGCCACAAACGTGCGTCCTCTTTTCTTCCGTATTCCTAACCGGCAACAATATAACCAAATATATTCCATCTATCCTGAAAACGATTCCATCCTCTGGATCGGCATGCGGGGGAACGGGGTGATCCGGTTAAATATCCAAACCGAAGCCTACCGGCTCGTTACTTTCGATAAGAACGGAATAGCTCCGATGAATGATATCTTGTGTATCCATCAAGACCGGAATAAACAGATCTGGGTAGGAAGCAGTTACGGCCTTACCCGGCTAGACCGTCTCCCGGACGGCGAGTACGATTATACGAATTTCAACGAGAACGAGGGATTGCCCAACAACACCATCCACGGAATAGCCGAAGATACCCAGGGCAACCTGTGGTTGAGCAGCAACACGGGGATTATCCGGTTTAACCCCGAAAGGAATACATTCCGTAACTTCAACCATAAAACGGGGCTGAAAGTAACCGAATTCAGCGATAATGCTTATTTCCGGGATACGCTCCGGAACCGGTATTTCTTCGGAGGGGTAGACGGGTTGATCCGTATCGAAAACGAAGAGCGGGAGAAGAAAAGGTTCAGGCCGGAGATCTATTTTACCAAACTCAGAATCTTCAACAAGGAGTATAATATTTCGGCCTTCGAGAAAAGGAGGGATAATAAAGAGTGGGTCGTATTAAAACACAACCAGAACTTCTTTACCGTTTCTTTCGTAGCTATGGATTTCCTGAATGGGGAGAATAGCCGGTATGCTTACAAGCTGGAGAACTTTAGCGACGTGTGGATGGATACGCGTTCCAACGAAGCGCAATTTACCAATATCCCTCCCGGAAGTTATGTATTGCGGGTAAAGTATAACGATGAAATAAACAGCAACACGGACTTGACGCAAAGCATTCCTATCATTATTTTGCCTCCGTGGTATCAAACATTCCCGGCCAAGATTGCCTATGTTTTGCTTATCGTGGGAAGTGGCATGGGAATTGCCCGGTACCTGCGGAAGAAATACGAACGGAGAAAGGCTTCTATCGCCCGCAGGTTGAACGAAAAGTATAAAGAAGAAATATACGAAGGCAAATTGCGTTTCTTTACCAACATTACGCACGAGTTCTGTACTCCGCTCACCTTGATTTACGGCCCGTGCGAAAGGATATTGCAGTATGAGAATAGCGACGGTTTTATCAGGAAGTACATCCGGATGATCAAATCGAATACCGAACGCCTCAATAGCTTGATACAGGAGGTAATCGATTTCCGCCGCATGGAGACGGGGAACCATACTTGTGATATACGGGAATTGAATATCAGCGAGCTGGCGGGCGGAATTATCGAATCGTTCGGCGAACTGGCGGAACGGAACCGTATCTGCCTGGAGACGCATATCTCTCCGGATATTACCTGGCGGAGCGACCACAGCGGTTTTACCAAGATATTGAACAACCTGATTTCGAATGCTTTTAAATATACACCGGAAAACGGGACGATCCGTATCTCTATCCGGACGGAGGGAGACCGGCTGGCGGTTGAAGTGTATAACACGGGAAAGGGGATCAGCAAAGAAAATATCCCGCTTATATTCAACCGCTACAGTGTGCTGGACAATATTACGGAAAACAGCAGCAAGGGGTTATCGTCCAGGAACGGCTTGGGGCTTGCTATTTGCCAAAGCATGGTGGAGTTGTTGCAGGGTTCTATCGACGTGAAAAGCGAAGTGAACCGGTATGCCGTGTTTACCGTAACCTTGCCCTGGCTTGAAATTACCGGAAAGGCGGAACTTCCCCGGAAAGAGATTCCCACAGAGAGTGCTTCGGATAAAAGGACGGAAATAAAAGTGCCGGAAAAAACGGAGGATGAAAGTCAAGAGGTGTTGCCGGAAGCAACGATCTTGCTTATCGACGATAATAGAGAA
The genomic region above belongs to Parabacteroides pacaensis and contains:
- a CDS encoding hybrid sensor histidine kinase/response regulator transcription factor — protein: MKKQLLLTLLFLYSITNPLHSSNLRQISNRDGLSNSSVTCLYQDGKRFLWIGTYDGLNMYDSRDIYVYKPDINNQNSLSSNVIKNIVETDSTYLWICTKWGLNKLSQRTDIIEEYYNEFGENSYLAKDSRDNLYVLAKPAVLSLYSKQQKKFIDLPVHKGIEYNAVSSLLIDAQDTIWINYQGKFQRYTVSHTETDRPEIKRHADFKHPYRIKYAFYHHQKILFVDTAGDIYYLTPQGLRFVKNLGKLIRESGEIGSMLFDKEDLLIGFKTNGLVRLDASRNYEVERIDINCGVFSLWKDEQQDIVWIGTDGQGIYAWTKEEYTFHNLSLDQLPIDKKRPIRAVYTDSQNTLWLGTKDNGIIRIQNYDTVKQYAPGTVTHFTTHDGLTNNAVFAFAAGKKLPILWIGSDGPGLNYYSYQDCKIHPLENRTPIKIARVHALCETSDSLLWVGSGSMLFRISLEERGKIIQATNVRPLFFRIPNRQQYNQIYSIYPENDSILWIGMRGNGVIRLNIQTEAYRLVTFDKNGIAPMNDILCIHQDRNKQIWVGSSYGLTRLDRLPDGEYDYTNFNENEGLPNNTIHGIAEDTQGNLWLSSNTGIIRFNPERNTFRNFNHKTGLKVTEFSDNAYFRDTLRNRYFFGGVDGLIRIENEEREKKRFRPEIYFTKLRIFNKEYNISAFEKRRDNKEWVVLKHNQNFFTVSFVAMDFLNGENSRYAYKLENFSDVWMDTRSNEAQFTNIPPGSYVLRVKYNDEINSNTDLTQSIPIIILPPWYQTFPAKIAYVLLIVGSGMGIARYLRKKYERRKASIARRLNEKYKEEIYEGKLRFFTNITHEFCTPLTLIYGPCERILQYENSDGFIRKYIRMIKSNTERLNSLIQEVIDFRRMETGNHTCDIRELNISELAGGIIESFGELAERNRICLETHISPDITWRSDHSGFTKILNNLISNAFKYTPENGTIRISIRTEGDRLAVEVYNTGKGISKENIPLIFNRYSVLDNITENSSKGLSSRNGLGLAICQSMVELLQGSIDVKSEVNRYAVFTVTLPWLEITGKAELPRKEIPTESASDKRTEIKVPEKTEDESQEVLPEATILLIDDNRELLWMLQDILSDEYVILTAENGEEGLALIKQKAPDLIITDIMMPEIDGITLTKQLKGNKHTVHIPLVILSAKNTIDEKIEGIESGADAYIPKPFDTQYLRSVIRRLIKKQQELKRYYNSSASAFDFSGGQLLQKEDKEYLQMAVEIINEHMDNAGFGPDELAEAMQTSSRNLYRKFKNLNQLSPKDFIKEQRINHAAKLLLTTTLTIQEIMYRTAFTNRSHFYKEFAKRYKQTPREYRESNKQKDDSLA